One window from the genome of Cydia fagiglandana chromosome 21, ilCydFagi1.1, whole genome shotgun sequence encodes:
- the LOC134675345 gene encoding uncharacterized protein LOC134675345 encodes MDLQAYLVNKFASWRPPPPIVEGRTKRDITLSWTTEPFDFLDGDLLFWVQKKEKMPPWVVVYSGGKTTKTIDNLAPRHPHKFRVKVILKATAVPTLADRALNRFGNEKNIYEHIEGHRDTETENNCTANNGNIETSEDNTILKQKEIINSDEATVNEKGRWLESQWSEETSISTDTDGTSVICFCMAVRCGYLKQVQVMLEERPDLIEIVNSSNGFTPLATAVRKGDINTVKFLLTAGANVNQPSSSGQTPLHLAALGGQVMLVDLLLDNGADFQARDLNGLRVEHYAADAGSPEMLNHILQRGGDLTVKDNNGWTPLFRAVTQGASTELIELLVLSGSDVTTADYAGLGLPSAARLLHNRHGRERDSILRLIDSQYPHEQAVANFTRLTKKISSLHTIFKRRPFCTKPRSNTPLIATPTEEPSGQIRCSSAEDRPVCTNSRSGTPLGEDRPVCTNSRTGTPLEDRPFRTNSRSGTPLGEHRPVCTNSRTGTPLEDRPFRSNSRNGTPLGEDRPVCTNSRTGTPLEDRPFRTNSRSGTPLGEDRLVCTNSRSGTPLEDRPFCTNSRSGTPLEDRPFCTNSRSGTPLGEDRSFCTNSRSGTPLEDRPLCTNSRSGTPLEDRPFCANSRTGTPLVATLTEGLNQQAGTSASGEQSET; translated from the exons ATGGACCTTCAAGCATACTTGGTGAACAAGTTTGCGTCCTGGCGCCCCCCACCCCCGATAGTGGAAGGCAGAACCAAGCGTGACATTACTTTGAGCTGGACTACTGAGCCTTTTGATTTTCTGGATGGAGACCTCTTGTTTTGGGTCCAGAAGAAAGAGAAGATGCCGCCTTGGGTAGTCGTTTATAG tggtggtaaaacaacaaaaacaattGACAATCTAGCACCGAGACACCCTCACAAATTTCGCgttaaagttattttaaaagcaacTGCAGTGCCAACTCTAGCGGACAGAGCCCTTAATCGTTTTGGgaacgaaaaaaatatttatgaacacattGAAGGTCACAGAGATACAGAAACTGAAAACAATTGCACTGCAAATAATGGAAATATCGAAACATCTGAAGACAATACCATCCTAAAACAGAAAGAAATCATAAATTCAGATGAAGCGACAGTAAATGAGAAAGGT AGGTGGCTAGAGTCACAATGGTCTGAAGAAACCAGTATTAGCACTGATACAGACGGTACTTCGGTTATTTGCTTCTGCATGGCTGTCCGCTGTGGCTATCTTAAACAG gtacaagttatgctagaAGAAAGACCAGATCTTATCGAGATTGTCAACTCTAGTAACGGCTTCACTCCCCTTGCAACAGCTGTGAGAAAAG GCGACATAAATACTGTAAAGTTCCTACTAACAGCTGGGGCGAACGTAAACCAGCCGTCATCCAGCGGACAGACGCCATTACACCTGGCTGCACTCGGCGGTCAAGTAATGCTGGTGGACTTACTGCTGGACAATGGAGCAGACTTCCAG GCGCGCGACCTCAACGGTCTTCGCGTCGAGCACTACGCGGCAGACGCAGGGAGTCCGGAGATGCTCAACCACATTCTGCAACGAGGCGGAGACTTGACTGTCAAAGATAATAATGGATGGACCCCTCTCTTCAGGGCTG TGACCCAAGGAGCCTCGACTGAGCTGATCGAACTCCTGGTGTTATCTGGGAGCGATGTAACAACCGCCGACTATGCTGGACTGGGCTTGCCTTCCGCCGCTCGACTTTTACATAATCGACA CGGCCGCGAGCGAGACTCGATCCTACGTCTAATCGACTCCCAATATCCTCACGAGCAAGCCGTTGCGAACTTCACTCGCCTCACCAAGAAGATATCCAGCTTGCACACCATCTTCAAACGACGTCCGTTCTGTACCAAGCCTAGGAGTAATACCCCTCTTATAGCGACACCTACTGAAGAACCGAGCGGTCAGATTAGGTGTTCATCAGCAGAAGATCGTCCGGTTTGCACTAACTCTAGAAGTGGCACGCCTCTAGGAGAAGACCGTCCGGTTTGCACAAACTCTAGAACTGGCACGCCTCTAGAAGACCGTCCGTTTCGAACCAACTCTAGAAGTGGCACGCCTCTGGGAGAACACCGTCCGGTTTGCACTAACTCTAGAACTGGCACGCCTCTAGAAGACCGTCCGTTTCGAAGCAACTCTAGAAATGGCACGCCTCTGGGAGAAGACCGTCCGGTTTGCACTAACTCTAGAACTGGCACGCCTCTAGAAGACCGTCCGTTTCGAACCAACTCTAGAAGTGGCACGCCTCTGGGAGAAGACCGTCTGGTTTGCACTAACTCTAGAAGTGGCACGCCTCTAGAAGACCGTCCGTTTTGTACCAACTCTAGAAGTGGCACGCCTCTAGAAGACCGTCCGTTTTGTACCAACTCTAGAAGTGGCACGCCTCTAGGAGAAGACCGTTCGTTTTGTACCAACTCTAGAAGTGGCACGCCTTTAGAAGACCGTCCGTTATGTACCAACTCTAGAAGTGGCACGCCTCTAGAAGACCGTCCGTTTTGTGCCAACTCTAGAACTGGCACGCCTCTAGTTGCAACTCTGACAGAAGGATTGAATCAACAAGCTGGGACTTCGGCATCGGGAGAGCAGTCGGAAACTTAG